The following are from one region of the Magallana gigas chromosome 4, xbMagGiga1.1, whole genome shotgun sequence genome:
- the LOC105317628 gene encoding uncharacterized protein isoform X2, whose protein sequence is MAENENMEKAALHKAIFMALPHLQKIKFAVMEVKNCNATESKLFSDVDCKFDMIKTEREEEELKNEVRPLTVNFTTLFRPGLELLTACQDENIVMEALVLLNDYFQNIGFHEESLIKVFCDKGSQKEDITVAYAEHLLRKLAPGKSYIIDDEAEKKGLKCKCGCNVDPNLGSTGIGHEEVWHGPVDIICSSDNFEDQCIATCEKDLVVADSITSLCTPSKRIKEDDFYHETRNVERERR, encoded by the exons ATGGCTGAAAACGAAAACATGGAGAAGGCTGCGCTACACAAGGCCATTTTCATGGCATTacctcatttacaaaaaataaaatttgcagtCATGGAAGTTAAGAACTGTAATGCAACGGAAAGTAAACTTTTTTCTGATGTAGATTGTAAGTTTGACATGATAAAGACGGAGAGGGAAGAAGAAGAGTTGAAAAATGAAGTGAGACCGTTAACCGTCAACTTCACAACCTTGTTCCGGCCTGGACTCGAACTTCTAACCGCTTGTCAGGATGAAAATATAGTGATGGAAGCATTGGTTCTCCTTAACgactattttcaaaatatag GTTTTCACGAAGAAAGTCTTATCAAAGTGTTTTGTGACAAAGGGTCTCAGAAAGAAGATATCACTGTTGCATATGCAGAACACCTCCTTAGAAAGCTTGCTCCTGGGAAATCATATATTATTGATGATGAAGCAGAAAAGAAAGGATTAAAATGCAAATGTGGATGCAATGTTGATCCAAACTTAGGCAGTACAGGCATTg GTCATGAGGAGGTATGGCACGGCCCTGTTGATATAATATGTTCATCTGATAACTTTGAAGATCAGTGCATTGCGACCTGTGAGAAGGATCTGGTTGTTGCAGATAGTATTACCAGTTTATGTACCCCTTCCAAAAGAATAAAAGAAGATG
- the LOC105317627 gene encoding universal stress protein YxiE isoform X1 has translation MATESKPSSKPSRVVAVAIDNSEYAEKAFDWYLEKIRRNDDVIVLIHIPESYDFSLATVQNNGEEIREWSPLALQKDAFDFTVPSPGVIRQLLDELEKNVKFLEDRYAEKVKAYGIDGKFRTGGGKPGEAILKIAKEENATLIVTGTRGLGKIRRTVLGSVSDYVIHHSPVPVLVCRM, from the exons ATGGCAACAGAATCTAAACCAAGTTCCAAACCATCCCGGGTCGTAGCTGTAGCGATAGATAACAGTGAATATGCTGAAAAAGCTTTTGATT GGTACTTGGAAAAAATCAGACGCAACGATGACGTCATAGTCCTTATTCACATTCCAGAGTCGTACGATTTCTCATTGGCAA CTGTGCAGAATAACGGAGAAGAAATAA GGGAGTGGTCGCCCTTGGCGCTCCAGAAGGATGCGTTCGATTTCACGGTTCCAA GTCCTGGAGTTATACGACAACTTTTGGATGAATTGGAGAAAAACGTGAAGTTTTTGGAAGATCGCTATGCTGAAAAAGTCAAAGCATACGGG ATTGATGGGAAGTTTCGTACCGGTGGTGGTAAGCCAGGGGAGGCCATACTTAAGATAGCGAAGGAAGAGAATGCCACGCTGATTGTCACAGGTACTCGAGGACTCGGGAAGATCCGCCGGACCGTCCTAGGAAGTGTCAGTGATTACGTCATTCACCACTCACCTGTTCCGGTTCTTGTGTGCCGGATGTAA
- the LOC105317628 gene encoding uncharacterized protein isoform X1, with protein MAENENMEKAALHKAIFMALPHLQKIKFAVMEVKNCNATESKLFSDVDCKFDMIKTEREEEELKNEVRPLTVNFTTLFRPGLELLTACQDENIVMEALVLLNDYFQNIGFHEESLIKVFCDKGSQKEDITVAYAEHLLRKLAPGKSYIIDDEAEKKGLKCKCGCNVDPNLGSTGIGHEEVWHGPVDIICSSDNFEDQCIATCEKDLVVADSITSLCTPSKRIKEDGGEEDCPGGKTMTEVKVKAVGTSERALAQTIVFSLLQRQRHPNFRTSLTPNILFSPDYIQIIMYDAVNDVLLGSNFIDLFNVNADGHLSSEAVVTLWLVLHYRIFCCGLYFKDNVEAEIFKSNFHSLTKEKWNVYTKHLKSCVPCFPVIDKEIKVDTWNRKVLQGTEYCKGMRKKKTQ; from the exons ATGGCTGAAAACGAAAACATGGAGAAGGCTGCGCTACACAAGGCCATTTTCATGGCATTacctcatttacaaaaaataaaatttgcagtCATGGAAGTTAAGAACTGTAATGCAACGGAAAGTAAACTTTTTTCTGATGTAGATTGTAAGTTTGACATGATAAAGACGGAGAGGGAAGAAGAAGAGTTGAAAAATGAAGTGAGACCGTTAACCGTCAACTTCACAACCTTGTTCCGGCCTGGACTCGAACTTCTAACCGCTTGTCAGGATGAAAATATAGTGATGGAAGCATTGGTTCTCCTTAACgactattttcaaaatatag GTTTTCACGAAGAAAGTCTTATCAAAGTGTTTTGTGACAAAGGGTCTCAGAAAGAAGATATCACTGTTGCATATGCAGAACACCTCCTTAGAAAGCTTGCTCCTGGGAAATCATATATTATTGATGATGAAGCAGAAAAGAAAGGATTAAAATGCAAATGTGGATGCAATGTTGATCCAAACTTAGGCAGTACAGGCATTg GTCATGAGGAGGTATGGCACGGCCCTGTTGATATAATATGTTCATCTGATAACTTTGAAGATCAGTGCATTGCGACCTGTGAGAAGGATCTGGTTGTTGCAGATAGTATTACCAGTTTATGTACCCCTTCCAAAAGAATAAAAGAAGATG GTGGTGAGGAAGACTGTCCAGGAGGGAAAACAATGACAGAAGTGAAAGTAAAAGCTGTAGGAACAAGTGAACGGGCCCTAGCCCAGACTATTGTATTTTCCTTACTTCAGAGACAGCGACATCCTAATTTTCGTACCTCTTTGACACCAAATATTCTATTTTCACCAGATTATATACAGATTATCATGTATGATGCAGTGAATGATGTTTTACTGGGCAgcaattttattgatttatttaatgtgAATGCCGATGGTCATCTCTCCAGTGAAGCCGTTGTCACTCTATGGCTTGTTTTACATTATAGAATATTCTGTTGTGGATTGTATTTCAAAGATAATGTTGAAGCtgagatttttaaatcaaattttcataGCCTGACCAAGGAAAAGTGGAATGTTTATACGAAGCATTTAAAAAGCTGTGTTCCGTGTTTTCCAGTTATAGACAAAGAAATCAAAGTTGATACATGGAACAGAAAAGTCCTTCAAGGAACAGAGTATTGCAAAGGCATgaggaagaaaaaaacccaatga
- the LOC105317627 gene encoding universal stress protein in QAH/OAS sulfhydrylase 3'region isoform X4, with the protein MATESKPSSKPSRVVAVAIDNSEYAEKAFDWYLEKIRRNDDVIVLIHIPESYDFSLASPGVIRQLLDELEKNVKFLEDRYAEKVKAYGIDGKFRTGGGKPGEAILKIAKEENATLIVTGTRGLGKIRRTVLGSVSDYVIHHSPVPVLVCRM; encoded by the exons ATGGCAACAGAATCTAAACCAAGTTCCAAACCATCCCGGGTCGTAGCTGTAGCGATAGATAACAGTGAATATGCTGAAAAAGCTTTTGATT GGTACTTGGAAAAAATCAGACGCAACGATGACGTCATAGTCCTTATTCACATTCCAGAGTCGTACGATTTCTCATTGGCAA GTCCTGGAGTTATACGACAACTTTTGGATGAATTGGAGAAAAACGTGAAGTTTTTGGAAGATCGCTATGCTGAAAAAGTCAAAGCATACGGG ATTGATGGGAAGTTTCGTACCGGTGGTGGTAAGCCAGGGGAGGCCATACTTAAGATAGCGAAGGAAGAGAATGCCACGCTGATTGTCACAGGTACTCGAGGACTCGGGAAGATCCGCCGGACCGTCCTAGGAAGTGTCAGTGATTACGTCATTCACCACTCACCTGTTCCGGTTCTTGTGTGCCGGATGTAA
- the LOC105317627 gene encoding universal stress protein YxiE isoform X2, with protein sequence MATESKPSSKPSRVVAVAIDNSEYAEKAFDWYLEKIRRNDDVIVLIHIPESYDFSLAREWSPLALQKDAFDFTVPSPGVIRQLLDELEKNVKFLEDRYAEKVKAYGIDGKFRTGGGKPGEAILKIAKEENATLIVTGTRGLGKIRRTVLGSVSDYVIHHSPVPVLVCRM encoded by the exons ATGGCAACAGAATCTAAACCAAGTTCCAAACCATCCCGGGTCGTAGCTGTAGCGATAGATAACAGTGAATATGCTGAAAAAGCTTTTGATT GGTACTTGGAAAAAATCAGACGCAACGATGACGTCATAGTCCTTATTCACATTCCAGAGTCGTACGATTTCTCATTGGCAA GGGAGTGGTCGCCCTTGGCGCTCCAGAAGGATGCGTTCGATTTCACGGTTCCAA GTCCTGGAGTTATACGACAACTTTTGGATGAATTGGAGAAAAACGTGAAGTTTTTGGAAGATCGCTATGCTGAAAAAGTCAAAGCATACGGG ATTGATGGGAAGTTTCGTACCGGTGGTGGTAAGCCAGGGGAGGCCATACTTAAGATAGCGAAGGAAGAGAATGCCACGCTGATTGTCACAGGTACTCGAGGACTCGGGAAGATCCGCCGGACCGTCCTAGGAAGTGTCAGTGATTACGTCATTCACCACTCACCTGTTCCGGTTCTTGTGTGCCGGATGTAA
- the LOC105317627 gene encoding universal stress protein YxiE isoform X3, with translation MATESKPSSKPSRVVAVAIDNSEYAEKAFDWYLEKIRRNDDVIVLIHIPESYDFSLATVQNNGEEISPGVIRQLLDELEKNVKFLEDRYAEKVKAYGIDGKFRTGGGKPGEAILKIAKEENATLIVTGTRGLGKIRRTVLGSVSDYVIHHSPVPVLVCRM, from the exons ATGGCAACAGAATCTAAACCAAGTTCCAAACCATCCCGGGTCGTAGCTGTAGCGATAGATAACAGTGAATATGCTGAAAAAGCTTTTGATT GGTACTTGGAAAAAATCAGACGCAACGATGACGTCATAGTCCTTATTCACATTCCAGAGTCGTACGATTTCTCATTGGCAA CTGTGCAGAATAACGGAGAAGAAATAA GTCCTGGAGTTATACGACAACTTTTGGATGAATTGGAGAAAAACGTGAAGTTTTTGGAAGATCGCTATGCTGAAAAAGTCAAAGCATACGGG ATTGATGGGAAGTTTCGTACCGGTGGTGGTAAGCCAGGGGAGGCCATACTTAAGATAGCGAAGGAAGAGAATGCCACGCTGATTGTCACAGGTACTCGAGGACTCGGGAAGATCCGCCGGACCGTCCTAGGAAGTGTCAGTGATTACGTCATTCACCACTCACCTGTTCCGGTTCTTGTGTGCCGGATGTAA